Genomic segment of Drosophila takahashii strain IR98-3 E-12201 chromosome X, DtakHiC1v2, whole genome shotgun sequence:
GCTCCCACCGCCGCGGGCAGGATGCTGCCGGCGGTGTTCGGTGCCGACGCCTGCTGCGTCATCACCGCCCCGTTGGTGGTCACCGCGGCGGTGGCCACCGACTTTTGCAGCGCATTCTCGCTGGCCAGCGCTACGATCAGAGATTCTTGTGGTGTCGGCGGCACCACCGGCAAGTGGTGGCCATGATGGTGGCCATGATGGTGACCATGACTGTGACTATGGGGGTGACTGTGACTATGCCCGTGGTGGCTGTGATTCATGGCGTGGTGGCTGTGGCCCATCGACTGAAAGTTGGCCGCCTCCACGGCCACCGCTGCGGCGGCTGCGGCCGCTGTTTCCGGTGTGCTCGAGTGATTCAGCAGCAGATTGACCAGCGGATCCGAGGCCGTCTCCGCCGGATTGCCGCTAACGCCGACGGCCGCCTGCGGCGAATGCGAATGGACGCGATGATGGTAGTTATGCTGCTCCTGTTCCTGCTCCTGCGTGGTTATAAAGTCCGCCGCCGCCTTGATGATCATGTTGCTCACCGCCGTCGACGTCGCTGTGGCCGCCACCTCGGGCTGCATGGCCGCCGGCGTCGGCGGCAAAGTGTCCACCACTCCGACGCCCGACGCCACCACCGCCGTCGGTGGACTCATCATGATGTTGCTCAGCGCCAAGGCGGCCACCGCTGCATCCTGCTGCGTGGGCTCCGGCTGCATGGCAATGTCGTTCAGTATCGAATTGGCCATGGTCACCTGGTGGGGAGCCAGGATATTAGGCACCACCGCAGTAGCTGCTCCATTGGCCGAGCACAGAATCGTCGAGGGCGAGACGGCGGGATTCATGATGATGTCGGTGGACAGGCCACCGGTCACCACATCCACGGGCGCCGGTCCGCCCAAGGCAGCTGCTCCGGCGAGAGCTGCGGCGGGCTCTGAATTGAGTATGATATCCTGGGTGAGCGGCGAACTGTTGGGCGAACTCTCGCTGCCGCCGCTCATTGAACTGTTAGAGTTTGTGGAGCTCAGGGATAGGCTCCTCTCGAGCACCACATTCGGCGGTGCAATGCCCACCTTGGCCTGCAGAATATCGGTGAGGGCGTGATCAATCACCGCCGAGGTGGTGAAGAGCGCCGGTTCACTGGTGCCATTGCTGGTGACCACTGAAGTGGATTTGGTCAGCTCATCGATGAATTTGTgcacctgttgctgctgctgctgttgctgttgctgctggggttgctgctgctgctgctgctgttgctgctgctgttgctgctgttgctgctgctgctgctgctcctgcatTTGCTCCTGCatctgctgatgctgctgcaccACATGCTTGACAATCTCGTTCTTGACGGCCAGTTCCACGGCCACGGCGACGGCAGCGGGATCGATATCCACGGCGGCGGCCACAGCGGCTGCTGTTGCGGGAGCCACGACGGCCGGGAAACCGGGCAAGCTGTTGGACTGATCGTACATGATGGTATCCAGGCTGGGCTTTCGATGGGCAAAGCGATGATACTGCAGCGCTGCATTCGGACTATCCGGCGTGGATTCCCCTGTCAGGGGACTATGCGAATTGCCGTCGTCCAGGAGCTCCGTCTTCAGCGCCTCCGCACTGGCCACCGCACTCAGGTGGACCAGCTGCTGGTCCGTGATCATGGGCGTCACGCTGGGCAGCGAGGAGCGGCGCACGCCCATCGGTATCTGGGTGGTGATCGGCGGCGGCATCATTCCCGAGTCGATCTCGTGCTTGGCCTCCACATTGTCGCCGGGATTGGCGGCTGGACCGCTCCAGGGGCCACCAGAGGAGGAGCCACTCGAAGCGGACGCCGCGGTGGTGTCCATGAAACCGCTCACATCTACAAGAGGAACAATGGGCAGAGAAGAGGCCTCTTAGTAATCTCGTTTTGGTGGTTTTTCAAGCAAGAATCACGGGGGTCATAATACAAAATCATAAGAGAAAACAAAGATGTAAAAGATGTAAGACAGTTGGGggggttgttttttttcttttttctttttttgggggtAGCACTTAGTCCTAGGCCAGGTATTTCTGAGATAgattcagagagagagagttcaGGGGGGATCTTCGCAGAGAGGGATCCATCAAATTCGAGTgcctttcttttctcttttcgtAACTACGGCTTACGAACTAAAAACAAACTTATGACTATGGATTATGACTATGACGCGAGGAAAAGCACTCGAATTCTTTGGATCTACCAACTCCGCGGGGGTTTCGGGTCAGTGGTAACTAAAGCTAGGTCTTAACTACTAATTTTATATCTATTTTATATAGTTTAGGCTCTTAAGAGTATTTTTGCTTGGTTCTCTCTTTCGACTTTCACACGACTTTCTTCACTTTCACACACTCTGAAAAGGGAATAGAGCAACAAGAGAGCTAAGAAAAAAGGTCTTCAAGAGTGGGTCTTTAGATCGTTTCGTTCTTTCCACGCACAAAAATAAACTGGGCTGTAAATCAAACCACACCAAGCTGGCCAAAATCAATTATATAAAAGCAATCAAAGAACACACTACGAATGACATGGATCAGACAGACTCTCTCAGTCAATCAGTCAATCAATCAGTCACACAAGTAAAGAGTAACAAATATATCGCAGAGCAACAGACGTTACGAAACTATAACACTCGAAGTAATGCTCACCAGCAATCAAACGGCAATCGTAAAAATCAACAGGCATTcattcaatcaatcaatcaatcacaCTAACACACTCCAAGCATTTTTGCCTAATTTATAGACTTAACATTACTTCTAATTGTTGAACTTAAACACTACTGCTTAGGATCTAAGGTGTTTTTATGGATTAGTATTAAgagccaaataaaaaaacccaaatttCTCAGTTCCCAGTGGGCAATATACTCGATATAATCGATTCCTAAGCGGGGTCGCATTGATCTAAAGCTGTTGTCGTTCTCTAGGCGTAATGTTGAGGCTCTGAAGTCGAGCGACGCTTGAATTTCCACTCGTTCTAGACGAGTCCCATCACTACCACCTCTTAAGTTTGGTCTTTCAGAACAAGTTCCCGCTTACAGTTCCTATAGCAAGTGTCTTAACTGGTccctatatctatatatcatATGAACATCCATCCATTGAGCTTCGTCTCCACATAGAACTGAAAATTCTGTACATGAATTGCGTGATTAGATAGAGGAGAACTGAAACTGATCTTTTAAGGGTATGCAATGAATGTGGCTACATTTTAGATCCTTTGTTATGGTGAAATCTTgaaaatacatatacatatttagGGGAATATACTTTTCAGACATGTTAAAGTTAGAAATTTGGAAGAGAGCAACGATAAGAAATGCAATGAAAATAGTAATTGTAGTCATGAATGATTTCAGAGGATTAATTGGACGAttagatatatttaaaggGAAATCAGTCTTACATACCCTATCAAGAGTTCAAGAGAATACCCCAGTCTATCCAAATGATCTATCTATGTGACAATTTTCGGTCCCAGGATATTCACAAACAGGACAGGACAAAGGGAAATCTTTAGATTGTGTTAGCTTTATGTGAGTACGCAAATATATCGTATTGTATATATAGATGCTTAAAGGTAATGCTCTAGGGTTATATATGAAATATGGTTTTCCCTTATAGTTAATAGTAATggtaatgtgtgtgtgtgtgggtgtgtagGGGAGGGTATTGTGTGTGTATTAATTAATAGACATATAGAAAAATGGATTACGAAATGGCAAAAAAGAATTTGTACGTTGGTCAAtcggtaattatttttttttttaatttttctgtaaTAGTTGAAtggttttttgtgttttttttttttttttttgtttaaccagtACCCTAAAATTATCCTTGATGCtgtagttgctgttgttgttggaggTTAGAGATGGGGCTAGAGATGAGCAGAGGTGGCTGTTGAAGACTCGATGGGGCCGAAAATCCTTCGCCGGTCATCATTTCCCATGGGGTTGGATAGGATATCGCTGCCTCGGTGCCAAAGGTCCTTTTATTTTCggtaatttgtatatttttttggattgacatttttgtgtgtctgtgtgtgtagAGGTGTGTGAGTATCTATCGCCAGCGAACACAGCGATTGGCAGTCACTTATCGAGCGATTGCTGCGATTCTTTCGATTTCATCGCTTTTGTCCAGCGTTGCTTTCCAGGCAAGCTTTCGATTCTTGGCATTTCGTTGGCCTCTTTGCTATAGTTACTGTTTTgtgtttgtatatatttaatatatagagAGATACAGGTTATATCGGTGTCTATATACTTGTTATATCGACTGTCGATTAATGACTTAATTTGGATTTAATTTTGGCCTTGCATTTTATAGCACtcaaaaatttacatatttgacTATATAGTTAGATTGAGCACCTAAATTGCTAAGAGAAGGGGAAGGAGGAAGAAtataaagtaaaaatatatatatgcatattttttgggaggaggaggaagttTTTTTGTATGGTGGAGGGagggagttttattttttttttaagacatcctgatctttttttaaatcatttttcctGACTTGAAAAacaggttttatttttctttttttattacggGGGGATCTGCCTTGcggttcttcttcttctgtcTGGTTTATAGGTATATCCTCCCGATattctgctgcttctgctgctgctgattcaTCGTGTGTCGGTTTATCGGTTTATGATATCGGTTTCTTTTATGTTATCGCTTTGGTTGAGCTTTCCTTCATCTTCAACTGTATGTTCTTTGGGTATATGTAATACTTTTCTCGGCTGAACTTGATCAAGAAAACTCTGCACACCATTCGAAGCCCCGGCACAAACACGCAcgcaggcaaacaaacaaacactcGCGCAAACACTCgatcaaacaaacaaacaggcaAAACAAACACAGGCACACACGTAACTTAAGCCAGAA
This window contains:
- the NFAT gene encoding nuclear factor of activated T-cells 5 isoform X5, producing the protein MKIANENSFLAFLCSMCVCVCLFISARTVTRVANKRQPTTPLNSIASSNDGQVQLEIVSQPEQQHRARYQTEGSRGAVKDRSGNGFPIVRLAGYDKGAVLQVFIGTDIGRVAPHMFYQACKVAGKNSTQCNEKKVDGTMVIEIDFKPETDMTVTCDCVGILKERNVDVEHRFPEHLAQKNKKKSTRCRMVFRTQLTRDDGTTETLQVCSNPIICTQPPGVPEICKKSLNSCPVDGGLELFIIGKNFLKDTHVVFQETYDSVNGDDPATEIAVRQQLIGGTAALWEQSVLPDKEYLHQTHLICTVPPYLHQSILKPVQVQVSIVSSGKKSEPHTFTYTPKGQYTTLAAASTLSNTIHAQDVSGFMDTTAASASSGSSSGGPWSGPAANPGDNVEAKHEIDSGMMPPPITTQIPMGVRRSSLPSVTPMITDQQLVHLSAVASAEALKTELLDDGNSHSPLTGESTPDSPNAALQYHRFAHRKPSLDTIMYDQSNSLPGFPAVVAPATAAAVAAAVDIDPAAVAVAVELAVKNEIVKHVVQQHQQMQEQMQEQQQQQQQQQQQQQQQQQQQQPQQQQQQQQQQQVHKFIDELTKSTSVVTSNGTSEPALFTTSAVIDHALTDILQAKVGIAPPNVVLERSLSLSSTNSNSSMSGGSESSPNSSPLTQDIILNSEPAAALAGAAALGGPAPVDVVTGGLSTDIIMNPAVSPSTILCSANGAATAVVPNILAPHQVTMANSILNDIAMQPEPTQQDAAVAALALSNIMMSPPTAVVASGVGVVDTLPPTPAAMQPEVAATATSTAVSNMIIKAAADFITTQEQEQEQHNYHHRVHSHSPQAAVGVSGNPAETASDPLVNLLLNHSSTPETAAAAAAAVAVEAANFQSMGHSHHAMNHSHHGHSHSHPHSHSHGHHHGHHHGHHLPVVPPTPQESLIVALASENALQKSVATAAVTTNGAVMTQQASAPNTAGSILPAAVGAVAAAAAVAVQPPIPQELTTMSDQDLISYINPSTFDQL
- the NFAT gene encoding nuclear factor of activated T-cells 5 isoform X4, with protein sequence MLLKFTKTSGAGPSAVPLLPPNPSPGSSSSLQATTTTYAARGTGMRMTMSTNSTMSARIHRKGFRIPSKRQPGKGLPGKLHTITRAGPGKIVPGKRIPQRPHPPPCDNSNDSGLGFDQHTELRSSGGGGGGGVADPAVNGGGSGANSAQRSNLLVNSALTNTVAAAAAAAAAAVASNTLQQHQQHHQQQQQQQQQQQQQQQQQQQQQQQQHSPQQHLIRAIPVSRFISARTVTRVANKRQPTTPLNSIASSNDGQVQLEIVSQPEQQHRARYQTEGSRGAVKDRSGNGFPIVRLAGYDKGAVLQVFIGTDIGRVAPHMFYQACKVAGKNSTQCNEKKVDGTMVIEIDFKPETDMTVTCDCVGILKERNVDVEHRFPEHLAQKNKKKSTRCRMVFRTQLTRDDGTTETLQVCSNPIICTQPPGVPEICKKSLNSCPVDGGLELFIIGKNFLKDTHVVFQETYDSVNGDDPATEIAVRQQLIGGTAALWEQSVLPDKEYLHQTHLICTVPPYLHQSILKPVQVQVSIVSSGKKSEPHTFTYTPKGQYTTLAAASTLSNTIHAQDVSGFMDTTAASASSGSSSGGPWSGPAANPGDNVEAKHEIDSGMMPPPITTQIPMGVRRSSLPSVTPMITDQQLVHLSAVASAEALKTELLDDGNSHSPLTGESTPDSPNAALQYHRFAHRKPSLDTIMYDQSNSLPGFPAVVAPATAAAVAAAVDIDPAAVAVAVELAVKNEIVKHVVQQHQQMQEQMQEQQQQQQQQQQQQQQQQQQQQPQQQQQQQQQQQVHKFIDELTKSTSVVTSNGTSEPALFTTSAVIDHALTDILQAKVGIAPPNVVLERSLSLSSTNSNSSMSGGSESSPNSSPLTQDIILNSEPAAALAGAAALGGPAPVDVVTGGLSTDIIMNPAVSPSTILCSANGAATAVVPNILAPHQVTMANSILNDIAMQPEPTQQDAAVAALALSNIMMSPPTAVVASGVGVVDTLPPTPAAMQPEVAATATSTAVSNMIIKAAADFITTQEQEQEQHNYHHRVHSHSPQAAVGVSGNPAETASDPLVNLLLNHSSTPETAAAAAAAVAVEAANFQSMGHSHHAMNHSHHGHSHSHPHSHSHGHHHGHHHGHHLPVVPPTPQESLIVALASENALQKSVATAAVTTNGAVMTQQASAPNTAGSILPAAVGAVAAAAAVAVQPPIPQELTTMSDQDLISYINPSTFDQL